The DNA segment CCAGTCACCCGGAGCGGACAGGTTTCCGGAAGTGATGTCCTCACCCGTCTGGGCGCAAACCGCGCCGACCTGTAATCCGAGACCGGAAGAGATCAGGAACAAACCGAAACGGGAGAATCTGCGGGAGCCTTCGAGCATTTGGAACGTGTGGGAAATCCTGGAAAGGGTGCGGGACATCGGGGTGCGGTGGTGTCCGGTCATTGGTGGGCTTGCGGGGCAGGGGCCGGGGTGCCCCACTTGGTGTATCCTGCGGCGGAAAGGAGGATCTCCTGGACCAGCAGGTCGTGGCCGTAGCTGAAAGGGTTCCCGATCTCCCCACGCACGATGGCTCCGAATTCCTTCAACTGGTCCACGTAGCGGTCCTTGCGGATACCGAGGTCCACGGTATGGGTCCCCTTCGCATAGGTGCCGGCCTTTTCCTTCAGCCGGAGCTTCAGGAGGTGGGGCGCGCCGAAGCGCTCGACAGGACTCAGCTCGATGGTCCCTTTGTTTCCGGAAACCTTGATGCGCCGGTTGCTCAGTCCCTCCACCTCCGAATCGCTGACATGGATGGAGGCGATCGTGTGGGCGTACTCCAGCACCGCCAGGCAGTTGTTCCTGCCCTTTCCAGCGGCTTCCTTGGTCGATCCCATGAAAGCGGTCACATTCCCGGGACGGCCCAGCAAGGAGGTGATCCAGTCGATGTGGTGGCAACCAAGGAGGAACATCGTTCCGCCGGAGAAATCGCCCAGATAGCGGAGATACGCCTCATCGCTGTAGTCATGGCTCATGCTGGCCTGGATCTCATGGATATCCCCCAGCCAGCCTTCGCTGACGGCTTTGCGGATGAACTGGATGCCGGGATTGGTCCGCAGCATGTAGGCGATCTGGAAGGGCAGCTTTTTGTCCCGGCAGCCATCGAGCAGCTTCCGGTAGTCCTCCAAGTTCTCACCGCCCGGCTTGTCCATGCAGATGGCCAGCCCCTTTTCCATGCAGCGGGTGGCCGCGGGAACCAGGTCGCGGTTGGCGGTTTCCACCATCACCGCCTGGAGGTCGGGGGTCGCCAGCAGCTCCTCCTCCGTCATCCACTTCAGCCCGGAGTAGGTCTTGGAACCTTTTCCGCCGCGGCTGATCTCCGTCGAGTCGGTCCGCTCAGCCACCACACCGACGATCTCGAAGTCATCCGGGAGGCTTGCCAGGGACTTCATGCGCTCCGAGGCGTGCGCATGGCCGACGCCGAGCTGGGCGATTTTGATTTTCGCGGGCTTGCCACCAGATGCGGCGGCCGCGCGCTCCGCCAGGAATCCTGACGCGGCGATTGCACCGGCACTCAATGCCGAATTTTTGACGAAGTCCCGTCTGTTCATGGGTTCTGTGAGCTTTCGCCGTCCGTCGGAAAGGTGCGGCCTATAGGGGAGATGGCAGAAAATTCACATTGGTTACCTTCCACGTGAAAATTTGATGTTTTTCCCCGGAATCCGCCGCCCCGGGGTCTATCAGGAACTTGATTTCACCTGCTCCATCGCGGTGACCTCCACCGCGTCGCCGTCCTGCAACAGGGCGTTGGGGCTGAGGACAACCTCCTTTTCCGGACTCAGACCGGAAAGGATCTCGGTCTTCGCTCCCAGTGTGCGGCCGGGCTTGACCGGGAGAAACCTCACCTTGCCCGCCTCGATGACCGCGAGGTTCGCGACCCCACCACGGATGAGAACCGCATTGGACGGCACCATCAGAATGGGGAAATCCGACTTCGTGATGAATCCAGCCATCCCCGAAAGTCCGGCGGGCAGTACGAAATCGGGGTTCGGCACCTGCAGTTCCACACGCATCGTCCCGGAGCCGGCGTCGATGACACCGCTCGAACGGACGACTTTTCCCGGAAAGGTCCTGCCTGGCAGATCCGCGAAGGAGATCTCCGCTTCCCCGCCCGGTTTGAGCTGAAGGGCGGTCGCAGGAGGAGCGTGGAGGATCATCCTCAGATCATCCAACCGGGCGATCCGGAACAACCACCCGTCTCCGGAATTCGCATCACCCTTGATCTGGTCGCCCACATCGACACGGCGGGCGGTGATGGTTCCATCGAATGGCGCACGGATGACAAGAAACCTCTGCAGTTCTTCCAGACGGCCCAGCTCCGCACGTGCGGAGAGAAGATCCGCGGTGGCGGTCCGGGTGCCGGACCTCCGCTCGTCGAGATCCTCCTTGGAGAAGGCATTGCTCGCGGCGAGGGTTTCGCCCCTCTCCAGAAGAAGCCCGGCCAGTTCCTTGCGGGCCTCCGTCTGTTCCACGCG comes from the Luteolibacter sp. SL250 genome and includes:
- a CDS encoding efflux RND transporter periplasmic adaptor subunit, with the translated sequence MNRSFPEVILSITLFATTLHAGEVVKVRTAKPEAAPAEQPLKATGRTAPGQEAVLYARATGTLSERKVDIGDRVKEGDVLAVISAPEIPHEIEAAKARVEQTEARKELAGLLLERGETLAASNAFSKEDLDERRSGTRTATADLLSARAELGRLEELQRFLVIRAPFDGTITARRVDVGDQIKGDANSGDGWLFRIARLDDLRMILHAPPATALQLKPGGEAEISFADLPGRTFPGKVVRSSGVIDAGSGTMRVELQVPNPDFVLPAGLSGMAGFITKSDFPILMVPSNAVLIRGGVANLAVIEAGKVRFLPVKPGRTLGAKTEILSGLSPEKEVVLSPNALLQDGDAVEVTAMEQVKSSS
- a CDS encoding Gfo/Idh/MocA family oxidoreductase; amino-acid sequence: MNRRDFVKNSALSAGAIAASGFLAERAAAASGGKPAKIKIAQLGVGHAHASERMKSLASLPDDFEIVGVVAERTDSTEISRGGKGSKTYSGLKWMTEEELLATPDLQAVMVETANRDLVPAATRCMEKGLAICMDKPGGENLEDYRKLLDGCRDKKLPFQIAYMLRTNPGIQFIRKAVSEGWLGDIHEIQASMSHDYSDEAYLRYLGDFSGGTMFLLGCHHIDWITSLLGRPGNVTAFMGSTKEAAGKGRNNCLAVLEYAHTIASIHVSDSEVEGLSNRRIKVSGNKGTIELSPVERFGAPHLLKLRLKEKAGTYAKGTHTVDLGIRKDRYVDQLKEFGAIVRGEIGNPFSYGHDLLVQEILLSAAGYTKWGTPAPAPQAHQ